The Haloferax sp. Atlit-12N region CGATGTTGTAGGCAAGCGATTTCGCCGTCACTCCGACGTCGTGCTCGTCGTAGAACATCAGTATCTCGTAGTCAACGGGAGAGAACCACGAAATTCGCTCAACCATTTCTCTTGTATTGTCGACGGACATGAGCCAAAAATCACACCTATCGGTAACAAGTGTATTGACGATAGGTTTGTCTAATTTTGTACTATCGTCAATAGGATTTATATCCAATGCGTCTCAAGGTGGATACAGACGACCCTCGTCGGTGCTTACAGGTCTGGTAGAAACTCCGGACCCCTGCTGAGACAGGAGCCCGGTAAGGGTCGTCGCGACAGCCAATGACGACCGAACTAACCCACTCGCGGGGGCGAGATAAACCCCGCGACCCGAAAGAGGAATCACCGTCCAACTGCCCCGTCTGCACCACGCCCATCGAGGGCTTCACCACCTCGGCTCCCGGCAGCCACACCGTCGTCCCGTGCGGGTGCGAACTCGGATTCGTTCGCGCGAGCGACCTCACCGGAGGCAACCGATGAGCGACTGGGAGTCCCCGGTCCCCGACGCGCAAGCGAACGCCGGCGCGAACGAACTCGCCGTCACGCTCGACATCGAATCGACGACTGTCAGGGGAAGCATCTCCGCGGAGGTCGAAGACCGCGTCAACCACCTCTACGTCGAGGTCGCTCACGGCTCGGTCATCTTCGAGGTCGGCGAGGAGTTCCGAAGCCTCAGTACGGCGACGACGTTCACGCCCGAACAGGCCCGGGCGCTCGCGACCGCGCTGGAAGCCGCCGCCGAACGCGCCAGCGAGTTCCGCGACGGACTCATCGTCCGCAAGTACAACCTCGCCGGAGGCGACGAATGATTCCCACCGAGGCCGTCCCGCCGCGGGGGAACTGCGGACGCTTCGAGGCCGAAATCGACGAGGACGCCGATACCGACCTCCCGGATCACCTCGTCCCGGTCACGAACCCGAACCACACCGCCTACTGCACGGTCTGCGGCTTCTGGATCACCGTCGGCCCGGACCGCACGGAGTACGGCCACGGCCGGGCGGCCAACCGCGGTCCCGACGAGGACGGTGAACGCCGCGACTGTCCCCACCGCCCCAACCGGAGGGTCGACCCATGAGCCGCGCCGAGTCGCCGCCGCGCGACACCCTGACCGAAGAGGAACGCGAGCTATTCGAACGACTCTACGAGCAGTTCAAAGACGACGACATCGGGCGCGTGTTCGAAATCGCGCTTCAGGCCTCGTCGGAAAGAGAGAATCGCGAGGCCAACTCGTGAAGCTCCTCGGTGTCCATCATCGCCGGGCGCTCGTCGAGCGTCCGCCGAGCGCGCAGCAGGTCCCGACGCGTGTCGGCGTCGTCCGCCTCGACCACCTTGTCGTCGATGGCGGTGCCGATGCGGTCGAGGAGTTCCTTCGACTCGATGTCGAGCGACTGGTTGCAATGGATACAGAAGCCGCGCTCCCGCGGCGTCTCCTTCTCACAGCGCGGGCAGGTGACGGGCGCGAGTTCCTTCGTCTCCGTCTCGACGGCTTCGAGGCCGTGCATCGCCGCGTACTGAATCTCTTGGGTCTCGCCGGAGAACTTCGCGACGTACCGGGAGATGACGGGCGACCCGCGGGCGCGACCCTGTCGGTCCTCGATGAACGCTTGGGACTTCTCGCGCGTCGAGAGCCAGTAGGCGTTCGACTTCCGGAAGTTCGTCGGCGTGACGGGCTTTCGAATCTCGGCGCGCTTGCCCGCGGCCTTGAAGCATTGGAGGAAGCGCGTGTAGCTGAACCGCTCGGGTTCGGTGAGCTTCGTCCAGAGGTAGTCCTCGTGGTCGCCGGGGTGTTCGGCCAGCCAGCGCTTGACGTACGGGACGGCCACGATGAGGTGGACGTCGTGTTCGCCGCGCTTCCCGTCGACGCGGACCTTCAGCGAGTGCTTGCCGTCCGTGATGTCCTCGACGCGCATGTCGTACAGTTCGCCGCCGCGGAAGCCGCCCTCGAACTGCAGCGCGATGAGCGCCTTGTCACGGGGGTTCCGTGCCGCCTCGATCATCGGCTCGACGTCGCGTTCGAGGTCGAGCATGTCGGCCTCGTCGGGTTCAGGCTGGTAGTCCCGGCTGGTCTTCGTCGAAATCCACGAGTGCGTGTCCGGGATGTCGTCCCCGCGGGTGACGTGCTTCGCGAAGAGCCGGAAGGCGACGCGGTAGTCGCGGTTCGTCTCTTGGGAGCCGTCTTCGATGTCGTAGGTGCTGTGTATCCAGCGGACGACGACCTTCGCGGCGTCCTTGGCGTCGTAGAACGTCTCCTCGTCGTCTGCGTCGCCGTCGCGTTCCCGCACGAGCGTCTCATGGAGACACGTGTCTGCGTTCTCGCTGATTCGGACGTTGTGCCTGAGGAGTTTCTCGTGTCGGTAGTGGCCGTAGTCTTCGCGCAGCAGGCGAAGTTCGTCCGAGAAATCGAGCAGGAGTTCACGGTCGCGGTCGCAGCCGCCGCGGGTTCCGTTCCGGAGTTTCTTCCGGAGGGTGGCGACCGACTGCTTCGGGTCGGAAGGCATGTGAGAATCGACAGTCGATGGGCTGGTAAAGGTTCAGTTGAGAGCCCTCCACCGGCTCTTTCTACCGAACACAGTACGATTGAAGAGCCTCGCGTGGAAGGATTTAAGCCAGCGAGCAACGCGGAGCGTTGCGAGTGAGGTTCACAATCCCCTCCACCGGCTTCTACTGATTCCTTCATCATCCCACAACTCAATCCCGGAGACGAAGGTCTTCGGTTCAGGGATAGTCGCGCGTGACCAGTCCGTACTCAGTCAGCAGCGGAATGACGGTCTTGCGCGTGGCCCCATTAATCGACCAACCGAATTCCTCGACACCACGATGTGAACTCACCGTACTCACGAAATTCCGCTAAATTCACACATCCTCGCAAGATCGAGCGACAATACTGACAACTAATTACTGCTTCTAACGATCTCAGGGCACGGATTAAGCATAAACAATTATGTTAGAATCGCGCGTTTCCCTAGGTAGCTCGCGACGTCCACAGTAGCCAGACATACACTAGTGGTGGGCGCCTCTGACAATGGCTGCTGTCGCGAGCTCCCATCGCTGTGGCTTGACGGCGATTAATCGTTTTCTCAAATCGTCATCGAACATGACAATTGAACAAATATTCATGGCGGATATGATCATAGATGGACATGACTCGCGACGTGGAGGGTGTCCCGACAACTCAGAGTGGTGGTGGTGGGGTTCCCATGGATGAGCCACCGTCGCAGAGGTTCCCTTTGTCACCCCTTTTGCAGCGTGTTCGACGGGATGCTCATTGACGTCTGGAGTACCACGCTTCCGCCGAAACCCCGCTCTTCATCCTCACCAACCACTCTCGTGTCTCACCACGCGTCGACGCACAGCTCATCCGTGACGAGTTCGTTTGCCCGTATCACGGGGTTCTCGACGAGGACGGCGCTGACCAGTAGGCGACCAGTATACCGCCGTTCGTGATGGTTCGGCGGCGACCGGACCGTCTCGGGAGCGGCTCAAAACCCGATGTGCGACGTCGAACTCGGAATATCGTCGTCTTCGGCGTTGTCCTCGTCGTCGCGCGCCGCGCCCTCGTAGAGATAGGTGTACTCGTCGTCGGTCAGGAAAACGTCGCCGTCGGCGACCGCGATATCCACGTCCGGGAGAGCGGTACCTACCGCTTCGCCGTTTTCGCACGCGCCGGAACAGGCGTCGAACATCGACCCGTGTTTCGGACAGATGATCTCGCCGTCACGTATCGCCGCGCCGGACCCCCGGTCAAACCGCTGGTTCTCGTGGGTGCACGTGTTCGGCCACGCTTCGATGCCCGGCCCGTCGTCGCACCGGACGAGGATGAGCTCTTTCGTCCGCGAATACGCGTCCTCCGCGGTGAACAGGTACGACCCGTTTTCGGGGACGTCGTCCACGGCCGCGACTCGTGTTCCATCGACCATCGGACACAGCTATCGACCGTGTCGAAAAGTAGCTATCGGCGACGACGCCGGGGACATCGGGCACGGCCCACCGATTACGCCGACGTGAATCGGTCCCACACCACGCGACAGTCGCTACAGAGGAATCCCGTGAACTCGTCTACCGCGTGTCTCCGGACCGTCGTATCTCGTCCGCAGCGTTCGCACCACATACCCACTCGTTCGAGGGAACGTCGTATTGTTATGAATCTCATATCTGCTGACTTGACGCTCGGCGGAGTCGGAACGGAACACGGGTCGGCGGTCCACCGACTCAGCGGTCCGCGTCGGGGTTCACACCGCACACGCCCGCGTCGTCGCCCATCTTCTCCACGCCGGGTGCGAACCGACCTAACTTCCAAACCGGGTCGTGCCCGGTCTCCACGCGGTGTTCTTCGATTCGGAGACGCGCGTCCGCGAGCTTCGAGAAGCGCTCTTCGAGGCCGCACGTCGGACAGGAAACCGTCGCACGAGGAGTCGACATCAGTCGAACGAAACGCGGCAGTCGAGAAAGTTCCGTCGGGTCCGACGACGGGACCCCAAAAAATGGTCGCTGGCGCGCAGTCGTTAGCCCATGACGAGACTCATCCACCGGTTACGCCGCACGAACTCCATGTTTTCGAGGTAGGCATCGACGCCGAGGATGCGTCCCGCGCCGAACGCGCCGAGGCCGAACAGCAACACCGCGTAGACGATGTGGTCATCGACGACCCAGCCGTGAGCCAGCGGGAGCCCGGCGAGGATGCCGCCTTCGAGTGCCGCCGCCCAGTAGAACAGCATCATGACCGCGCCCCAGAAGGCGCTGAATCGGACGAACGCGCCGAGGATGAGGGCTAATCCCGCGAGTGTCAAGCCCCACATATTCAGCATGTCGATGAGCGGGCTCCCCGCCATCGAACTCCACAGCCCCATCAGGGGGTTCCCCTCGGGAATCGCGTTGGCGAGGTAGCCCGCCGCAGTCCAGTTGTTCGAGGGGTCCGAATCGAGGTAGGTTACGAGCTTCGTGATACCACCTTGGAACAGCGTCCACCCCATCACCACTCTGAGGAGGAAAAGCGAGTAGCCCACCCACCGCTCCGAGTAGTCGAATCGTACCGCGCGTCCGAACATCTCCGTCTCTAGTGTACGACTATCGGTTGACATACGGAGGTAATATTTTCCTCAACTACAATAAAGTGTGCTGGGTAATCTCACGCAATGGGTATCGGCCATCTCACCGGAGGTCACGCCGCTTATCATCGCCCGCGACAGAACACGGACATGCTCACCTTCATCGGTCTCGGTCTGTACGACGAGCGCTCCATCACCGTCGAAGGGCGAGAGGCGCTCGCGGACGCCGACCGCGCCTTCGCGGAGTTCTACACGAGTCACCTCGTCGGCGCGACCGTCGAGGAACTCGAAGCCTACCACGACATCGACATTGAGGTCCGCGACCGCGCCGGCGTCGAACAGGACCCCGAGCCGATACTCGACGCCGCGGAGGACGAACACGTCGCGTTCCTCACCGCCGGCGACACGATGATTTCGACCACGCATGTCGACTTGCGCCTCCGAGCCGAAGAACGCGGTATCGAGACGCGACTCGTCCACGGCGTGACCGCCCAGTCCGCCGCCAGCGGCCTGACTGGACTCCAGAACTACCGCTTCGGGAAGGCCGTGACGCTCCCGTTCCCGTACGTTCACGGCGGCGACCCGGTTCCGAAGAGCGTCGTCGACTCGCTCGAAGCGAACCGCGAACTCGGCTTGCACACGCTGGTCTACCTCGACATCAAGGTCGACTGGGAGGGTCGTCGCGGTGTCGAGGTCGATGGCGACCAGTACATGACCGCCGACTACGCCGCCGAACTCTTCGCCGAACACTGGGACGGCGACGCCCTCGGCGTGGCCGTCTGCCGGGCCGGGAGTCCGGTCCCGGTCGTCGCCTCGGACCGGTTGTCGGCGCTCGCCGAGCGCGACTTCGGCGAACCGCTGCACATGCTCATTATCCCCGGTGAGGTCCATCACGTCGAAGCCGACGCGCTCTCGGCGCTCGGCGGCGCGCCCGAGGAACTGTTCGACGACGAAAACTGAAGAGAAAACGGGGCGGACCGACTACGCTCGCCCGTCGAGCCCTAACTCGCTTCTGAGGTCGTACTCCTCGCCGGTCACCATGTAGAGCACGTCTTCGATGACGGTGAGGAGTTCCGGCACCTCTTGCACGACGAGATACGTGATGCCGACGAGTGCGACGACCGCGAGCGCCTGGCTGATGATGCGGTCGGAAATGAAGAACGACACCATGTAGGGGTCGGACGAGCCGAAGAGGAACAGCACTTCGTCAACGAACAGTTGGAAGTACTGCTTGCCGACCGAGATGGTGATGAACGTCGTCCGAAGCAGGTTCAGCGCGTAGAT contains the following coding sequences:
- a CDS encoding Rieske 2Fe-2S domain-containing protein, translating into MVDGTRVAAVDDVPENGSYLFTAEDAYSRTKELILVRCDDGPGIEAWPNTCTHENQRFDRGSGAAIRDGEIICPKHGSMFDACSGACENGEAVGTALPDVDIAVADGDVFLTDDEYTYLYEGAARDDEDNAEDDDIPSSTSHIGF
- a CDS encoding tyrosine-type recombinase/integrase; the protein is MPSDPKQSVATLRKKLRNGTRGGCDRDRELLLDFSDELRLLREDYGHYRHEKLLRHNVRISENADTCLHETLVRERDGDADDEETFYDAKDAAKVVVRWIHSTYDIEDGSQETNRDYRVAFRLFAKHVTRGDDIPDTHSWISTKTSRDYQPEPDEADMLDLERDVEPMIEAARNPRDKALIALQFEGGFRGGELYDMRVEDITDGKHSLKVRVDGKRGEHDVHLIVAVPYVKRWLAEHPGDHEDYLWTKLTEPERFSYTRFLQCFKAAGKRAEIRKPVTPTNFRKSNAYWLSTREKSQAFIEDRQGRARGSPVISRYVAKFSGETQEIQYAAMHGLEAVETETKELAPVTCPRCEKETPRERGFCIHCNQSLDIESKELLDRIGTAIDDKVVEADDADTRRDLLRARRTLDERPAMMDTEELHELASRFSLSDEA
- the dph5 gene encoding diphthine synthase, translated to MLTFIGLGLYDERSITVEGREALADADRAFAEFYTSHLVGATVEELEAYHDIDIEVRDRAGVEQDPEPILDAAEDEHVAFLTAGDTMISTTHVDLRLRAEERGIETRLVHGVTAQSAASGLTGLQNYRFGKAVTLPFPYVHGGDPVPKSVVDSLEANRELGLHTLVYLDIKVDWEGRRGVEVDGDQYMTADYAAELFAEHWDGDALGVAVCRAGSPVPVVASDRLSALAERDFGEPLHMLIIPGEVHHVEADALSALGGAPEELFDDEN
- a CDS encoding DoxX family protein, with translation MFGRAVRFDYSERWVGYSLFLLRVVMGWTLFQGGITKLVTYLDSDPSNNWTAAGYLANAIPEGNPLMGLWSSMAGSPLIDMLNMWGLTLAGLALILGAFVRFSAFWGAVMMLFYWAAALEGGILAGLPLAHGWVVDDHIVYAVLLFGLGAFGAGRILGVDAYLENMEFVRRNRWMSLVMG